CAAAATTATAATAGACTAATAAGTAAACTTATTTATAatagtataattaaaaaaattgtgagATTATTGATGTCAAATATATCTCTATGTAATGGGTAAttgatgaatattttttatatacacttaATATGATTGATGTAATTTTTTTCCTTGCCCTTGTTataatctttctttaatttgaTTGAATCATATCTTACACTTCCTGTGTTTGGCAGCTCTGATCTCCTTTTAGACCGTACCATATGTTTAGTTAATGGCTTTGAGTGGAGTAGAATATAGCATAGGTGGTATACTAACATTTTCTTATCTTTGAATTGTTAATTTGGGATTCATTGAGTTTTATTGTATTGGATGGAGCGAAACACATATTTCATTTTACTCAATTTATCGTATTTAGGATCaaaatttagtttaataaaaAGAAACTAGAATGACAGTATTACTTTTTAAACCATTTCACTTGATAAAACTACTAAAATTgatctaataataaataatataatttaaattatattcccATATAAGTATATAACTAAAATGACGTTCACTCCATTCATGTAGATGGATCTAAACGTAGCGTTAAGATTCGATTAGTGTAAGCAAAAAGAATCAAACGCCGACATTAGTCGTCACATGATAGATCCACATAGAGGATCCGGGAGTGAAGGAATATGCTCACTTTTCATGCATTCCAGGCCCAAAAATCATCCCTATATTTCAGTGCACAGAATCATACCACCAACTTTTTGTTTTTGATGTTGGAGttgtaatgttattttttttaaattgtgtacAGTATTCAATTTGTAGAGATACATTAATCGAACCGTTCGATTTGTTTAATTTGTCTGAAACATAAAAATCAGATCGtttaatttgtgttaaaaaaagatttaaagtacagaaatcaaaattttcaatttgtgtacttttcatcattttaaaaaacacaaaaaattatagAGTATATCATTACTTTtactttcataaaaaaaaaaaacccctcaTATCACACCTGCTTCTAGATGAATTCTTCACAAATCTTGCCTTACATAGACACCTGTCCTTTCTTCTTTCATCTTTCTAAGCGGAGCAAAGCATGCTTTTCCCTCCTGTGAGTAAGAAAGTAAACACATAATCCTAAGCAAAGGTTTAATTCCGTCGTTTATTAAgatcttatttaattatttagtagAAATTTAAAAGGTTTAGATTAAATTATGACATGATTATAAAACTCTGTTTCATCCGCTTTTATATCACTCCATCATCTATCGTTttacaaatttattattaaattattttcgtACCTTTTACTTTAGTATTTTTGTACTCAAGTTACTAAATGGTTTAACAACTTTGgtaacgcaaaaaaaaaaaaaatgtcacCCTTAATAAAACAGTGGCATATAGAAAAATAATCTGAAAATAGTATTGTATTTAGTAATAAATTTTCATGGATTCTTGATCTATACAAGGCATGCATGTTGCAGTGAATAATAATTTTGTTAGAACAAGGGGCACGTGGTTCTTATTTCTGTGGGAACAAGCCAACCTCGTGgaccaaattaaagaagaaagaagttacTATTACTCCAAAGAACGAAACGTTCATACAATTAAAAGTCTTCTAAAAAAGGATTTTTTACGCCGAGTTTTCTGCTACCACTATTGATTTGTTAATTTCTCACTACAATAAgaaataatattcttttaatcAAGTTGCAGTTACACctaactttaatttcttttcctgTATACATACATACACAACTGTTGAATGCTGCAATATGCAGAACAATAACATAAAAATGCAGCAGCATCTGATGATGATTCAGAAAAGCACCAACAAGAGCAAAAGCCAATCTCTGAGAAACTTGATTCTATTACTCTCAACTTCATTTTGTGTCACTTATTACATCCTTGTATCAACTCAGCTTCTAGACACACCAAAGCAAATACTACAACACTTGAATAACAACTACTCTTCAAAACTATCATCATCATTACAAGAACATTATCCTTCAACCACTATTGACCATGTCGTGTTTGGAATCGCCTCCAGTGGAGATTCATGGCCTAAGAGAAAACAATACACAAAGCTCTGGTGGAACAATAAAACAATGAAGGGGTGTGTATTCGTGGACAAAACGCCAATCGAGAATGGTAATgactcttcttctcttcctcctctgTGTGTCTCTGAAGACACTTCCCGGTTTAAGTACAGTTACCGGGGCGGTCTTCGATCGGCAATCCGCGTGGCGCGTGTGCTCAAGGAGACAGTGGCATTGAATCATTCGGGTGTGAGGTGGTATGTGTTTGGTGACGACGACACGGTGTTCTTGCCGGAGAATCTGGTGAAGACGCTGTCCAAGTATGATGATAGGCTTTGGTACTACATAGGGTCGAATTCGGAGAGTTATAAACAGAAGTGGTTCTTTGGTTTTGACATGGCATATGGTGGAGCTGGTTTTGCTATAAGTGGTTCTCTGGCGAAGGTGTTGGCGAAGGTGTTTGATGAATGCATTCAACGGTATCCGCATGTGTATGGGAGTGATGGCAGAGTCTACTCTTGTGTCACTGAACTTGGTCTTGCTTTAACACTTGAACCCGGTTTTCATCAGGTACTTTCCTTCttgctttttatttaatttcacatGAGATGTAATAGCTTAaagtcgttaaataatttaataaattttacggCTATTTGTATGACTtatttcttgtgtgttttcttagTATTTATTGTCATGCTATATTAGATACAGTTATAGAATGAACCATGACTCTCATTTTAATAGATAATCATATTCTCTCTAAAGTTATAAGATTGTTCGGATGATTTTCTGAATATTTGACCCTACGAAGTTGAGGAACCTGTTTCTCGTCCAATTATGAATTAGGTCTTTCTTGAGAGCAAAGACATTCCGATATTTAAACTAAAGAATATTTCAGATGTAATTAGTATagcttttattatctattttctggCTTATTTCTCAGTTTATATAAGGTGATCAGTTTCGTTAGTAAGGTAACAACTTTATTAATTAATGGTCTTCATGACTTGCTCGTTATGCTCATTACATAACATTTTAGATTTATTCCCTCATAATTGGGTGTTTATTTTAGGAATCCAAGGTTCTATTGCTCTTAGAGTAACTTGTTTTTTTCTATCCCATCCTAGATTTATTTCATTATaatatttggattttttttgtgcCGGGTTATTAAATCTAAAACTATTTTTTGAAGTAGAATTTATATGACTCAAACTTTGTTTGATTGCCATTTGTatttagatgttttttttttgtttaaatctaatttataaaaatcaaatagAAAAAACAATTGATTTTCTTTTCTATACTTTATCAAAAAATTCTACTTAATTAAatactttaattaatatatatatatatataatagatagtCGGAATTAGTTTTCATTACTATACTATATCATTGAATTACACTATAAAATTGTTTATGatatacttttttgttttaagaATTATATAGACTATTTTAGAACTAATTATAAAACCAAAAcctcttttattatcattttaattatctaaaagaatatgtaaaaaaaaattatagtagaAAAATTTCCCTCGTTGCACGAGTATATAAATCTAGTTTAGTCTAacatttcaaaaactaaaaaacgtTCATGTTTTTTCTCTAGAGtctagattgaagaatttgaattttattgggTTATTATTTTTGAGTGGCAGTAATTTTGCTTAATCATGTTCAGGTTGATTTGCGAAGAAATGCATTTGGGCTATTGGCTTCACACCCCTTAACTCCCTTGGTGTCTCTCCACCATCCTGATTACATTGATCCAATCTTTCCCAACATCAACACCACGCGTGCAAAATCTCTTGAGCATTTATTCCAAGCTGTCAATGTTGATTCCCAGAGGATCCTACAACAAACTGTGTGCTATCACAAGCGCTTTTCATGGACTATTTCTGTCTCATGGGGCTATGCTGTTCAGGTATACCAGCATCCTATGTTACTAACAGATGTTCTTAGAGTTCAAGGAACATTCAAACATTGGTCTGGGGGAGATGTTCTCTCACCACTCTACACTTTCAACACTAGAGGATTTCACCCTCATCCGTGTAAGAGGCCTACCATTTTCTATCTTCAAGATTTGTCCTATGCTAATAATAGTAAATTGAATGGTAGCATCGTAAGCAATTACAACAAGTATTTCCAGAATTGCTCATACGATGAGGCATCACCAAGGAGATTGGAAATGATCAAAGTTTTCTCAAACAAGTTAGAGCTAGATATCAAACAGGTAATATAAATTGTTACTTTGTTCAAATAAAGGTCGTTTAATTTAGGTTTAAATTATTCGGTTTGTTTtagtttcataaaatttttaattaagtctatatatttttttctttttaattatgtctttatattatttttaattttataattaaattatttttagtataaaaaatattaaaattaactaaacatttttctacaaattaaaaatatctataattaaaaatttgattaaatatttcatcacatattttttgaaaaaaatattctattgattttaatattttttacataaaaataacttaattataaaactaaaagtaatgtagggacttaattgaaaagaaaaaaattataaaaataagaaatgctatttgtacactaaaataagTTACTAAAAgtagccaccaatgtatttgtgtataaatacatgtgtagtttaatttatttttaatgtgtatttatgttctagcatatattttatattaatggttaactttggtgactaattttagtgtacacctaGTATAATCCTACAAAAACTTACgtgtaaatttaataaaattacagggactaatagagtaattaaacttttaatttaattttggcaTCTTTATTAGTGTATTAAAAGTGACATTTGTTTTAAGATGAATGTAGTGCACTAGTAACTAATGTTTTTGTGTTGCAGTTGCTGAGTCCAAGAAGGCAGTGTTGTGATGTATTGAACTCTAGCGCTAGCAACATAATTGAAATTGGAATTAGAGAATGTAAAGATGATGAATTGATTTACATGCACTGATGATAGATCATATTTGTTCAATAGTATGGATTTCATGTTACATTTGGCCAAGCTAAAGGCTTCAAAGATACCTTAATATTACTCAAAATTTTGAGATTTCATGTGTAGATGCCGACAGAGCTGCAATTCAAGCTGAAAAAAATCAGTTAGTCCATTAATCAACCCAAATTTTTACCGACACCGCTTCCTCTGTCCAAAGAAATTCAATCATCATTGAAAACCATGAGCAAAACAGAGAGAGATCAAGTGAACGAAGAACATATTGTTTTTGTAACGTCATAAATCGTAAAAGGTGATTAGGTGAATACATTGTGTTGGAAATTTGTTGTTCTTCCAtttcatatatttattaaaacTTAGTGATTATGAAATGGTGATGGAGATATTTATCAAAAGAAAAATGTTCTCTACACTAATTTCATATAATAATAACATAAGATTAGTCAAAAAAACTCAAAatgataagtattttaaattattttaattaatatatatatatatattaaaaatattattttattatttttgtatacatttttttatttgtaatatgAAAAGTAATCAATATGAAACGAGagagtataaaaaatttattttttatacaagaaaagaaaagtatatataagataaaaaatattaagaaattatcaaaatttattattttttattattatttagtcattaatttaatttttttaatttaataatttaataatatattttatttcatattttttaatattaataataaaaaataataaattctgataaatatctaatattttttataagataTGCATATAAAAGAATGACACAAACATATTATTTCTCTGATCATAAAAGGTGTTACACCATCCACGTTGGAATAATATAAGAATTTCAGTACTCAACAATAAAACAATGTAGAGGGGATAAAAGTACATATATCGGCTagcttttttaatataaaaaaatattaatatttttttaaaaataaaattatttaatataattacatataaatGAACACAATTTGTTAAACATTCACAATTCACTTCAAATATCAATACTCaactaaaatatcatttttattttcatatagtaAAAGAAATATCAATATTCAATTTAAACATAGTCTTTATttccataataaaaataatttttgacatATATGACTCTTCATTATTTGATCCTTACAATGTAACCATTCTAAGGTTTACTGAGAAATGGGTAGATCTCATATCTGATGTTGCAGCTTCCACCAACAACTCTACCACCTTGTTTGCCATCGCAGCAACTGGGAAGCTGGTGAATTGCGTCATGAAGGCATTTGTTGCAGTCAACGCTAGAAAGGTCTCTGGTGCACTGAGCCAACCCATAAACTCTCTCACACTCTCCAACCTTCAAGTCTCCGCTAGCATACAGTCTAGGATCCTCAGAAGCCTTAGAAGCAAGCAAACTCAACAACTCCTTAACCACATAGTTGAATGTTGCAGCATCACTCACGTTTTGCACGTTCAACAAATAGAACTTATTAGTGTTATCAACTTGTCCAAAGAAATCTGTGTCCGAGTACTTGACCTCGCAGTTATCGTACCATATCACGGCACCTTTGTTGTACGGACAGAGACTGCGGAGTTCTTTGGCTGCATCGGTGACACAAGTTTTGCAGTCTCCAACGGAGGCGTCGCCGCGGCAGAGGGCGAGGCCGTAGGCTTGTTGGTTCTGGAACTGGCCAAAACCCGTTGAAGGGGTTTTGTAGATGAGTGAGTTGATGAGAATTTTCAGGTTTGATTCGTAGGGGGTGTAGGGTGTGTAGTTTCCAGTGTTGGAACAGAAATGGAACAGAGGAGGGTTGTCATTGGCGGCTCCATGACATGTTtggacaagaagaagaagaagagtattgATTAGGAGAATAAGGGTTTTGGGAGTGAAGATTATTGATGATGAGGACGAAGACATGTTTGTCAGTTTGTGTTTAACTTTTGAAGTAATATTATTTGATGACACGCTCAATTTATAGTGAAATAATCGTCAGTAATTCTATGTTGTgcatgttttaaaattaaaggtTGACATTTTCTATTGACTTCTTCTGATAGTTAATTATTATTGTATACACAATTTGACAATGTCACATATATATGGTATTCGTTGCTTGATGATTACTTTATCAATGCATAAGAAATTGACatatgttacggcctggcccaataACCGCACGGGTCGGTCCGACCCGATCTCCACCCGACCCGGACACGTGCCCtccaaccgacccggacacgcgtcctgtaCGGTTCGCACGTGGCTGCAGGACAACGTCCTCGGAAATATGGGCCTGTCCTCGTCTtggggcccactactgacatgtatataaggggaagattggctcttcccccgaggtacgtcacctTACACATCACTTCCCCTGCTTGTACGATTTCTGACTtaggcgtcggagtgtctttgcaggtggcacccccccttcGTCCATCCACCAGCTCAAGTGCTCGCCAGCTCGGCTAGTCCGCTACCAGTGCGACCCAAGTTAAGGCGTCCTCACCTACCCATCTTTCCACCTGTATACCCGACCTGTCCGGAATCCGacaaccgaacattggcgccgtctgtggggacttcTTTGCCTGAATGGAAGTCGTGCCAGGTCCCggcgaccgagctcgagcagcCGGAGCGGAAGGGGCAGCCTCCGTCGCCTCACAAAGGGGAGGCCGGAGATCCCCCCAGCGATATGCGACAACCCGACCATTCGGAGGAACGGGCGGCGATAGCGCCATAATAATGCAGGAGCTACGCCACAGAGTCCAGAACCTAGAACGACAGTTAGCCGACCGGGAGAGGGATGGATGGTCTACCGATCCAAGCTACACCCCGTCTCCCGGGGGCGAGGAAGAAGAGAGCTCTCACCGAAGCGGCTCACGACGTATATCTGCATCCCGGATGGAAGCAGAAGACACGCAAGAGGAATCACCCATTCCGAGAAGACGGAATGACATAGTCATCTACTCCCGCGGCAGACAAACTCGCCGCACGACAAGACGACGTGAGGACAGAGAAGGGAAATCTGAGAAAACACGACAACCTGTGATAATGGGTGTCACGCCGTTCCACCGATCTATCCTCGAAGTCTGGTTGCCGAAACGcttcgacaaaccaacggacatgaggtatgacgGAACTCAAGATCCTCTGGAACATctcacggcctttgaggccaggatgaacctagagGGAGTAGGTGACGAAGTAAGGTGCCGCGCCTTCCCGGTGACCTTAGCAGGACCGGCGATCAGATGGTTCAATGGCCTCCCTCAAGGTTCCATCTACAGTTTCTCAGACGTCAGCCGCGCGTTTCTGGCTCAATTTACAACGCGAATAGCGAAGGCCAAGCATCCCATCAACCTCCTCGGGGTAACCCAGAGACATGGAGAGCCGACTAGGAAATACTTAGATCgattcaacgacgaatgcttggaaatcgacggcttaaccgactcggtggccagTCTCTGCTTGACAAACGGCCTCCTCAACGAGAACTTCCGGAAACACCTTACCACGAAGCCGGTTTGGACGATGCATGAAATCCAAACGGTGGCCAAAGAGTACATAaacgacgaggaagtcagccgagtcgtggctgccaataagcGGCAGCCCGGCTACAACCAAACCCGGCAACCAGGCGACGGAGAGAGAG
This region of Arachis hypogaea cultivar Tifrunner chromosome 8, arahy.Tifrunner.gnm2.J5K5, whole genome shotgun sequence genomic DNA includes:
- the LOC112707027 gene encoding uncharacterized protein; protein product: MQNNNIKMQQHLMMIQKSTNKSKSQSLRNLILLLSTSFCVTYYILVSTQLLDTPKQILQHLNNNYSSKLSSSLQEHYPSTTIDHVVFGIASSGDSWPKRKQYTKLWWNNKTMKGCVFVDKTPIENGNDSSSLPPLCVSEDTSRFKYSYRGGLRSAIRVARVLKETVALNHSGVRWYVFGDDDTVFLPENLVKTLSKYDDRLWYYIGSNSESYKQKWFFGFDMAYGGAGFAISGSLAKVLAKVFDECIQRYPHVYGSDGRVYSCVTELGLALTLEPGFHQVDLRRNAFGLLASHPLTPLVSLHHPDYIDPIFPNINTTRAKSLEHLFQAVNVDSQRILQQTVCYHKRFSWTISVSWGYAVQVYQHPMLLTDVLRVQGTFKHWSGGDVLSPLYTFNTRGFHPHPCKRPTIFYLQDLSYANNSKLNGSIVSNYNKYFQNCSYDEASPRRLEMIKVFSNKLELDIKQLLSPRRQCCDVLNSSASNIIEIGIRECKDDELIYMH